In Gemmata obscuriglobus, a single genomic region encodes these proteins:
- a CDS encoding DJ-1/PfpI family protein — translation MKTVLLPIGDAAEVLDTYYPLFRLREEGYTVLVAGPEVRPYHLVLHERPDGWDITQERPGYTLQADVAFRDVNPDQLAGMVITGGRAPEYLRYDADLLRITRALFAANKPVASVCHGIEIVAAADVIRGREVTTVAKCALDCTFSGGVYVNREVVVSGNLVTCRTWHDNPAWMREYLKLLRAAR, via the coding sequence GTGAAAACCGTTCTGCTCCCGATCGGCGACGCGGCCGAGGTGCTCGACACCTATTACCCCCTGTTCCGGCTGCGCGAGGAGGGCTACACGGTCCTCGTCGCGGGTCCGGAGGTCCGGCCCTACCACCTCGTTTTGCACGAACGGCCCGACGGCTGGGACATCACCCAGGAGCGGCCCGGCTACACCCTTCAGGCCGATGTCGCGTTCCGGGACGTGAACCCGGACCAGCTCGCCGGCATGGTCATCACCGGCGGCCGGGCGCCGGAGTACCTCCGCTACGACGCCGACCTGCTGCGCATCACCCGCGCGCTGTTCGCCGCCAACAAGCCGGTCGCCAGCGTGTGCCACGGCATCGAGATCGTTGCGGCCGCCGACGTGATCCGCGGGCGCGAGGTGACAACCGTTGCCAAGTGCGCGCTGGACTGCACCTTCTCCGGGGGCGTGTACGTGAACCGCGAGGTGGTGGTGAGCGGGAACCTCGTGACGTGCCGCACCTGGCACGACAACCCGGCGTGGATGCGCGAGTACCTCAAGTTGCTCCGCGCCGCGCGGTGA